One Trichoderma asperellum chromosome 5, complete sequence genomic region harbors:
- a CDS encoding uncharacterized protein (EggNog:ENOG41~TransMembrane:12 (i96-118o124-147i278-296o362-379i429-452o484-504i511-532o561-578i599-617o663-686i707-731o743-767i)) → MLIYAKMAASMPDDTVVTENKAVRHNISDEGVPSGGNIDFEKNEKVKGGSSTVPIDSDDYDDNSGQDNASDDVIIITGADAAAHLLPLRDDHEPSVTFRSLFLATCLSAFQAIMSQIYQFKPTSVTISGTFIVLIAYFAGNAWAAFLPRGDRLKARWAGKKGQEKIPFWISVVSFINPGPWNLKEHAVCAITATSASNASASITVFTAQNLFYNLPLTASTVILSTISIGLFGYGICGMLRPIAVWHVEAVYWSTLPTVKTLQGLHWQSLKGSKPLRVFWYSFVGMFFYEFFPAYIFPFLNSVSIPCLAAMRATGSKAAVLTNLFGGSLNNEGLGIFSLSFDWQYITSINTSLPLTLQAHSALGYIVCYIVMIAIYYSNAWNAKSQPFMSTQLRSENGTKYPISKVFSGGVLDESALQKYGIPRLTGSFAYAMFMANAAIGALVAHCCLFWGGDIKRAYKSAKNGRYDDRHHAHMSENYKETPWWWYISVLVFSFVLGLVVVIKENITLPVWAYIVSLILGIFIAPFSTILYSRYGNGIATNNLSKMLAGLMLPGRPVGNMYFAAWSHNVIVNCVNLCNDLKMGEYLKIPPRVMFATQIYGTVLGGFVNYAIMITIVNGNRDLLVDGNGNASWSGATIQSYNTNATSWALAKYLYKAGAEYEMVSVGLAIGAAVVVLHRIFAYFVPKIRNFSTSDINMAQFIQYAGFIPYNASQTCVILSQLLAGFFTQFYLRNYRPRIFKDYSYLITGAFDGASLTALFILSFAVFGAGGRSVPFPSWWGNHVDGYYDFCPVSE, encoded by the exons ATGCTGATTTATGCCAAGATGGCGGCGTCAATGCCAGATGATACTGTTGTTACTGAGAACAAGGCAGTCAGACATAATATTTCCGATGAGGGAGTTCCTTCTGGTGGCAACATAGATTTTGAGAAAAACGAGAAGGTTAAAGGCGGAAGCAGCACTGTTCCCATCGATAGTGACGACTACGACGACAATAGTGGCCAAGACAATGCCAGCGACGATGTTATTATCATTACCGGCGCTGATGCAGCTGCCCATCTACTGCCACTACGAGATGATCATGAACCGTCCGTGACTTTCCGAAGCCTCTTTTTAGCTACTTGCCTTTCTGCTTTTCAAGCTATCATGAGCCAGATCTACCAG TTCAAGCCAACGTCAGTAACAATCTCAGGAACCTTTATCGTCCTCATCGCCTATTTTGCAGGCAATGCGTGGGCTGCGTTCCTTCCCCGTGGCGATCGACTAAAGGCACGATGGGCAGGcaaaaaaggccaagaaaaaatTCCATTCTGGATATCCGTTGTCTCTTTCATCAATCCTGGCCCTTGGAATCTTAAAGAGCATGCTGTATGTGCCATTACAGCCACATCTGCTTCAAATGCCTCTGCCAGTATCACCGTTTTCACCGCACAAAATCTATTTTACAACCTACCCTTGACTGCATCAACTGTTATCTTAAGCACAATTTCGATTGGATTATTTGGCTATGGCATCTGTGGCATGCTGCGTCCTATTGCAGTCTGGCACGTGGAAGCGGTATACTGGAGCACCCTTCCGACAGTCAAGACACTTCAAGGACTTCACTGGCAAAGCTTGAAAGGCTCTAAACCACTTCGGGTTTTCTGGTACAGCTTCGTCGGCATGTTCTTTTACGAATTCTTCCCGGCTTACATTTTTCCGTTCCTAAATTCCGTTTCTATTCCATGCTTAGCAGCCATGCGTGCAACTGGCTCAAAAGCAGCCGTTCTTACAAATCTTTTCGGTGGCTCGCTTAACAACGAAGGACTAGGGATTTTTAGTCTTTCTTTCGATTGGCAATAC ATCACATCTATCAATACTTCTTTGCCCTTGACGCTGCAAGCTCATTCCGCACTTGGATATATCGTTTGCTACATTGTGATGATCGCCATTTATTATAGCAATGCTTGGAATGCAAAATCGCAGCCATTCATGTCTACGCAGCTCCGATCTGAAAATGGTACCAAGTATCCTATTTCTAAAGTGTTTTCTGGTGGCGTGCTTGATGAAAGCGCTTTGCAGAAATATGGCATCCCTAGGCTTACAGGAAGCTTCGCATACGCAATGTTCATGGCAAATGCAGCA ATAGGAGCCCTAGTTGCACATTGCTGTCTATTCTGGGGTGGAGATATCAAAAGGGCATACAAGAGCGCAAAGAACGGACGATACGACGACCGCCATCATGCACACATGTCTGAGAATTACAAGGAAACACCATGGTGGTGGTACATATCAGTACTTGTTTTCAGCTTTGTCCTCGGCCTTGTCGTTGTGATCAAAGAAAACATTACGCTTCCTGTGTGGGCTTATATCGTATCGCTAATCCTTGGAATCTTTATCGCGCCCTTT AGCACCATCCTCTATTCACGTTATGGTAACGGCATTGCTACCAATAATCTTTCCAAGATGTTAGCTGGCCTGATGCTTCCGGGCCGCCCCGTTGGCAACATGTATTTTGCTGCTTGGTCACATAACGTTATTGTGAATTGTGTCAACTTATGCAATGACCTCAAAATGGGGGAATATC TCAAAATTCCTCCTCGAGTCATGTTTGCGACACAAATATACGGCACTGTCTTGGGCGGTTTTGTCAATTACGCCATCATGATCACTATCGTCAATGGCAACCGCGACCTTCTTGTAGACGGTAATGGAAACGCTTCATGGAGTGGTGCGACTATTCAATCATACAACACCAATGCGACCTCTTGGGCCCTCGcaaaatatctttataaGGCTGGTGCAGAATACGAAATGGTATCTGTCGGTCTGGCTATCGGCGCTGCAGTAGTTGTTCTTCATCGTATATTTGCATAT TTCGTCCCCAAAATCCGAAACTTTTCCACTTCAGATATCAATATGGCCCAGTTTATTCAATATGCGGGATTCATACCGTACAATGCGTCCCAGACTTGTGTTATCTTGAGTCAGCTTCTCGCCGGGTTTTTCACTCAGTTTTACCTCCGAAACTATCGACCTCGTATCTTCAAAGATTACTCATACCTTATTACTGGTGCCTTTGATGGTGCTAGTCTTACTGCACTTTTCATTCTATCTTTTGCAGTATTTGGGGCCGGCGGTCGCTCTGTACCCTTTCCCTCATGGTGGGGTAACCATGTCGATGGCTACTATGACTTCTGCCCAGTCTCGGAGTAG
- a CDS encoding uncharacterized protein (EggNog:ENOG41) gives MESKETESGVLTALARKMRLSATLAINELVHRRTAKGYKVVHLGFGEATFPIQRNVAAAHRNASDITSYLPVAGLPELQEAIAKFQSRRLKNNIQPDQVVVAPGSKPLLFALFDLLQGDVLLPRPSWVSYEPQIIHAGKQIFWVETDKDDRHTITEASLQSAFSSAVKEGGNPRIMLINSPSNPTGQAFNKRDVETISAFCRSHDITLISDEIYSDISFSEESSATPCSGSQFNIGHKILTGGLSKTYSAGGWRVGYAIFPANDFGARVQSAVLAYASECWSAASAPAQKAAAVAFDTSPEMDLYRSQVVSLHKRCTLALYQALRQCGLAVAEPKGAFYVYPSFHPFSKQLEARGIWSSQELSRWLIEECGVAALPGSAFGEDDAGPIGGRYRLRMATSYLYFHDQIERYEHGYHLLDLASDANNVLNLPLLDEAIQAIQNAVAKLRIEL, from the exons atggaatCTAAAGAGACAGAATCTGGCGTTTTGACTGCGCTGGCAAGGAAAATGCGTCTTTCCGCCACTTTAGCAATAAACGAGCTTGTTCATCGGCGCACAGCTAAAGGTTACAAAGTTGTGCACCTGGGATTTGGCGAGGCTACTTTTCCTATTCAGCGCAATGTAGCTGCAGCTCACAGGAACGCCAGCGATATCACTAGTTACCTTCCAGTTGCAGGGTTGCCCGAATTACAAGAG GCTATTGCCAAATTCCAATCTCGGCGTCTAAAGAATAACATTCAGCCCGACCAAGTTGTCGTGGCCCCAGGATCCAAGCCATTGCTATTCGCACTTTTTGACCTTCTACAAGGAGACGTTTTACTGCCGCGACCGTCGTGGGTCAGTTACGAGCCTCAGATTATCCATGCAGGAAAGCAAATCTTCTGGGTAGAAACAGATAAAGACGATCGTCATACTATCACAG AGGCGTCTCTGCAATCGGCGTTTTCAAGCGCAGTCAAAGAAGGTGGCAATCCTCGAATTATGCTTATAAACAGTCCTTCCAATCCCACTGGTCAGGCTTTCAATAAGCGTGATGTAGAGACCATCAGCGCCTTTTGCAGAAGCCATGATATTACTCTCATCAGTGATGAGATATATTCTGACATAAGCTTCTCTGAAGAAAGCAGTGCAACTCCATGCTCAGGGTCGCAATTTAACATTGGCCACAAAATTTTGACTGGTGGACTTTCAAAG ACTTATTCTGCTGGAGGATGGAGGGTTGGCTATGCCATCTTTCCTGCAAACGACTTTGGAGCGAGGGTACAATCGGCAGTCTTGGCATATGCGTCTGAGTGCTGGTCTGCCGCCTCAGCACCCGCCCAAAAAGCCGCTGCCGTAGCGTTCGATACTAGTCCAGAAATGGATTTGTATCGTAGCCAGGTTGTGTCATTACACAAGCGATGCACGTTGGCGTTGTATCAAGCTTTACGTCAATGTGGCCTCGCAGTTGCAGAACCAAAGGGTGCCTTTTATGTTTATCCATCGTTTCATCCATTTTCGAAACAGCTTGAAGCTCGTGGAATTTGGTCTAGCCAAGAGTTATCCCGGTGGCTTATTGAAGAGTGTGGTGTCGCAGCCCTTCCAGGTTCGGCATTTGGCGAGGACGATGCTGGGCCCATTGGTGGTCGATATCGCCTGAGGATGGCCACAAGCTACCTGTATTTCCATGACCAGATTGAAAGATATGAACATGGATATCATCTTCTAGATTTAGCTTCGGATGCGAATAATGTTCTAAATCTACCTTTGCTAGATGAAGCCATACAGGCCATACAAAACGCCGTGGCAAAGCTTAGAATAGAGCTATAG
- a CDS encoding uncharacterized protein (TransMembrane:1 (o400-419i)~EggNog:ENOG41) — translation MGILTLNATGEMKYLGPSSGAFFAAYASALARSCLSAKGLWNTSLSSQQADARREEGHKSADKPSRLSSSDINLFLLSYKMWILPLYPILNSDDLDLLISRYTEDIGKDDSQLRQGDFEKNISLMTFYMVMALGAINTSNTIQQICKQSGQKALLDFSVGRPSPTSLCTRVLQLIDYNSHILRPSVGFIRVFLLISIYSSFGPIGSSQWQLAGFTMRMAVEIGLHCTPEASDLSDEAKDQRNRVFWTIYAIEISLAYNLGRPSSIGDDHIASTLPKSTNENLSSLHHVRHRQIQSRIVAQIYGITNSTRKMSVEKKQLLILDLQRDLDEWQVNIPVDSQYEVAYPYSYWNRLYHGTTFVLHRPSPLCPHPSAQSLERCITSAGSYIDDVLTILRLNKIPLPWMLVQGVLFAGLTMVVTVRTGLHQLLSHVEASFLLIDLQSWVRNCSICLAIMNERLQEEELMSKLDSQYELLANDTLKLVSSTMTSQAGTICPESSASATNIENDLETEQGLNMDTSYSSMSFREEYDYFEMFRDFLGQDPTETFWNMFPNEMNMAADIDPGKTSSNIL, via the exons ATGggaattttaactttaaatgcTACTGGTGAAATGAAATATCTTGGCCCTTCAAGCGGCGCTTTCTTCGCTGCATACGCCAGTGCGCTCGCGAGATCTTGTCTCTCCGCAAAGGGCCTTTGGAACACCTCACTCAGTTCCCAGCAAGCAGACGctaggagagaagaaggacataAATCAGCCGATAAGCCGAGCAGACTCTCTTCCAGCGACATCAATCTGTTTCTCCTGTCATATAAGATGTGGATACTGCCTCTCTATCCTATTCTGAATTCTGATGATCTGGATTTGCTAATAAGTAGGTATACTGAAGATATTGGGAAGGATGATTCACAGCTACGCCAAGGCGACTTTGAGAAAAATATATCGCTGATGACATTTTACATGGTAATGGCGCTTGGGGCAATTAATACTTCAAATACAATTCAGCAAATATGCAAACAATCTGGCCAAAAAGCTTTACTGGACTTTTCGGTTGGGAGGCCATCACCGACATCTCTTTGCACACGAGTTTTGCAGTTGATAGACTATAATTCTCATATATTGCGTCCGAGTGTTGGATTCATCAGAGTATTTCTCTTGATTTCAATTTATAGCTCTTTTGGACCTATTGGATCGAGCCAATGGCAGCTAGCTGGCTTTACAATGAGG ATGGCTGTAGAAATAGGTTTGCATTGTACTCCTGAGGCAAGTGATCTCTCAGATGAGGCCAAGGACCAACGGAATCGCGTCTTCTGGACCATATATGCGATTGAGATTAGTCTCGCTTATAATCTTGGGCGCCCTTCGTCGATTGGAGATGATCATATCGCTAGTACGCTACCAAAATCCACAAATGAAAATTTATCCAGTCTACATCATGTGCGGCATCGACAGATACAAAGTCGAATTGTGGCTCAAATTTACGGCATCACCAACAGTACTCGAAAAATGTCAGTcgaaaagaagcagctgctgaTCTTGGATTTACAAAGAGATCTTGACGAGTGGCAAGTCAATATACCAGTCGATTCCCAGTACGAGGTAGCATACCCATATAG CTACTGGAATCGCCTTTATCATGGCACAACTTTTGTCTTGCACCGACCAAGTCCGCTTTGCCCACATCCCTCTGCTCAGTCTCTGGAGCGATGTATTACCTCCGCTGGGAGCTATATTGACGACGTTCTTACAATTCTTCGCCTCAACAAAATACCATTGCCTTGGATGCTAGTTCAAGGAGTCTTATTCGCGGGCTTGACCATGGTCGTAACAGTTAGAACCGGTCTTCATCAGTTACTATCGCATGTCGAAGCATCTTTCTTGTTGATTGATCTTCAGTCTTGGGTTAGAAATTGTTCTATCTGTCTCGCCATTATGAATGAACgactccaagaagaagaattgatGTCAAAATTGGATTCTCAGTATGAGCTTCTTGCAAATGATACTCTTAAATTAGTATCTTCAACTATGACTTCACAAGCTGGGACTATTTGCCCTGAAAGCTCTGCATCCGCGACAAATATAGAGAATGACTTAGAGACAGAACAAGGTCTTAACATGGACACATCATATTCTAGTATGAGCTTTAGGGAAGAATATGATTATTTCGAAATGTTCAGGGATTTTTTGGGCCAAGACCCAACAGAAACATTTTGGAATATGTTTCCCAATGAAATGAATATGGCGGCTGATATAGATCCGGGAAAGACATCTTCTAATATCCTCTA A
- a CDS encoding uncharacterized protein (EggNog:ENOG41~TransMembrane:1 (o520-539i)), translated as MATNTARACVRCHRKKTKCSGYPNCLSCGKAKTTCEPYTRHRKSDSLAELKYFRQRASWLEDEIYRHFRIQCKDVPTGGSLRSEGRDFAEGPTLSPGIIPHSTHTQEKQAPSTPAGDSTDMGILTLNATGEMKYLGPSSGAFFAAYASALARSCLSAKGLWNTSLSSQQADARREEGHKSADKPSRLSSSDINLFLLSYKMWILPLYPILNSDDLDLLISRYTEDIGKDDSQLRQGDFEKNISLMTFYMVMALGAINTSNTIQQICKQSGQKALLDFSVGRPSPTSLCTRVLQLIDYNSHILRPSVGFIRVFLLISIYSSFGPIGSSQWQLAGFTMRMAVEIGLHCTPEASDLSDEAKDQRNRVFWTIYAIEISLAYNLGRPSSIGDDHIASTLPKSTNENLSSLHHVRHRQIQSRIVAQIYGITNSTRKMSVEKKQLLILDLQRDLDEWQVNIPVDSQYEVAYPYSYWNRLYHGTTFVLHRPSPLCPHPSAQSLERCITSAGSYIDDVLTILRLNKIPLPWMLVQGVLFAGLTMVVTVRTGLHQLLSHVEASFLLIDLQSWVRNCSICLAIMNERLQEEELMSKLDSQYELLANDTLKLVSSTMTSQAGTICPESSASATNIENDLETEQGLNMDTSYSSMSFREEYDYFEMFRDFLGQDPTETFWNMFPNEMNMAADIDPGKTSSNIL; from the exons ATGGCGACCAATACCGCAAGGGCGTGCGTTCGCTGCCAccgtaaaaaaacaaag tgttcTGGCTACCCAAATTGCCTATCATGCGGGAAAGCGAAAACTACCTGCGAACCGTACACCAGGCATAGGAAAAGCGATAGTTTAGC ggaacttaaatattttaggcAAAGGGCTTCTTGGCTTGAAGATGAGATATATCGACATTTCCGCATCCAATGCAAGGATGTGCCAACTGGGGGTTCTCTCAGGTCAGAAGGTCGTGATTTTGCTGAAGGGCCCACGTTAAGCCCAGGAATTATTCCACACAGCACCCATACGCAAGAAAAACAAGCCCCCTCAACGCCAGCTGGCGACTCCACAGATATGggaattttaactttaaatgcTACTGGTGAAATGAAATATCTTGGCCCTTCAAGCGGCGCTTTCTTCGCTGCATACGCCAGTGCGCTCGCGAGATCTTGTCTCTCCGCAAAGGGCCTTTGGAACACCTCACTCAGTTCCCAGCAAGCAGACGctaggagagaagaaggacataAATCAGCCGATAAGCCGAGCAGACTCTCTTCCAGCGACATCAATCTGTTTCTCCTGTCATATAAGATGTGGATACTGCCTCTCTATCCTATTCTGAATTCTGATGATCTGGATTTGCTAATAAGTAGGTATACTGAAGATATTGGGAAGGATGATTCACAGCTACGCCAAGGCGACTTTGAGAAAAATATATCGCTGATGACATTTTACATGGTAATGGCGCTTGGGGCAATTAATACTTCAAATACAATTCAGCAAATATGCAAACAATCTGGCCAAAAAGCTTTACTGGACTTTTCGGTTGGGAGGCCATCACCGACATCTCTTTGCACACGAGTTTTGCAGTTGATAGACTATAATTCTCATATATTGCGTCCGAGTGTTGGATTCATCAGAGTATTTCTCTTGATTTCAATTTATAGCTCTTTTGGACCTATTGGATCGAGCCAATGGCAGCTAGCTGGCTTTACAATGAGG ATGGCTGTAGAAATAGGTTTGCATTGTACTCCTGAGGCAAGTGATCTCTCAGATGAGGCCAAGGACCAACGGAATCGCGTCTTCTGGACCATATATGCGATTGAGATTAGTCTCGCTTATAATCTTGGGCGCCCTTCGTCGATTGGAGATGATCATATCGCTAGTACGCTACCAAAATCCACAAATGAAAATTTATCCAGTCTACATCATGTGCGGCATCGACAGATACAAAGTCGAATTGTGGCTCAAATTTACGGCATCACCAACAGTACTCGAAAAATGTCAGTcgaaaagaagcagctgctgaTCTTGGATTTACAAAGAGATCTTGACGAGTGGCAAGTCAATATACCAGTCGATTCCCAGTACGAGGTAGCATACCCATATAG CTACTGGAATCGCCTTTATCATGGCACAACTTTTGTCTTGCACCGACCAAGTCCGCTTTGCCCACATCCCTCTGCTCAGTCTCTGGAGCGATGTATTACCTCCGCTGGGAGCTATATTGACGACGTTCTTACAATTCTTCGCCTCAACAAAATACCATTGCCTTGGATGCTAGTTCAAGGAGTCTTATTCGCGGGCTTGACCATGGTCGTAACAGTTAGAACCGGTCTTCATCAGTTACTATCGCATGTCGAAGCATCTTTCTTGTTGATTGATCTTCAGTCTTGGGTTAGAAATTGTTCTATCTGTCTCGCCATTATGAATGAACgactccaagaagaagaattgatGTCAAAATTGGATTCTCAGTATGAGCTTCTTGCAAATGATACTCTTAAATTAGTATCTTCAACTATGACTTCACAAGCTGGGACTATTTGCCCTGAAAGCTCTGCATCCGCGACAAATATAGAGAATGACTTAGAGACAGAACAAGGTCTTAACATGGACACATCATATTCTAGTATGAGCTTTAGGGAAGAATATGATTATTTCGAAATGTTCAGGGATTTTTTGGGCCAAGACCCAACAGAAACATTTTGGAATATGTTTCCCAATGAAATGAATATGGCGGCTGATATAGATCCGGGAAAGACATCTTCTAATATCCTCTA A
- a CDS encoding uncharacterized protein (EggNog:ENOG41~TransMembrane:9 (o30-50i62-81o93-113i162-182o202-219i226-246o252-275i287-307o313-339i)): MGYYRCFYMGHRSDPPIGHPNLGGEMALRFLMGAAEAGYGPGIPFLLSFFYLRHEVGFRCGVFLSAAPLANTFAGALAYGITSGHPSIAKWRVLFLVEGLPTIIMAVVAFFYLPDSPEKAKFLDEDERRVANARSVRQAGSAERIGSVDWMDFLRGLIDVKAWFTGLMYFSCNVSFASLPVFLPTILSEMGFSDVDAQGLTAPPFFLSFLVTLATPYIADRTQQRGIMLIILTLIGGVGYVILATAKSVGARYFGVFMAAGGIFPSIANILPWVLNNQGSDTRRGAGIVLLNVIGQCGPLLGTRLYPTKEGPFYIKGQSVCAAFMFFTTLLVVGLRIFLVRENKKLDQKYGTIEEQKARLVEARERGEETVQAKAIENYGPMFRYVL; encoded by the exons ATGGGCTACTATCGTTGTTTTTACATG GGGCATCGTAGCGACCCTCCAATCGGTCACCCAAACTTGGGGGGCGAGATGGCTCTAAGATTTCTGATGGGGGCCGCTGAGGCTGGGTACGGGCCTGGAATACCATTTCtactttccttcttctatcTGCGTCATGAAGTCGGCTTCCGCTGCGGAGTATTTCTCTCTGCCGCTCCCCTTGCTAACACGTTTGCGGGAGCTCTGGCGTATGGAATTACCTCGGGGCATCCTTCCATTGCGAAATGGAGAGTGCTGTTCCTAGTTGAAGGCTTACCAACCATTATAATGGCTGTTGTAGCTTTCTTCTATCTCCCCGATTCTCCTGAGAAGGCGAAATTTTTGGATGAAGACGAACGGAGAGTAGCTAATGCTCGAAGCGTCCGACAAGCGGGCTCTGCAGAAAGAATAGGCAGCGTTGACTGGATGGATTTTTTGAGAGGCCTTATTGACGTAAAGGCTTGGTTTACAGGC CTCATGTATTTCAGCTGCAATGTCAGCTTCGCCTCTCTCCCTGTCTTTCTGCCGACGATTCTCTCAGAAATGGGATTCTCTGACGTAGATGCTCAAGGATTAACGGCccctcctttcttcctctcctttctTGTTACTCTTGCTACGCCTTACATCGCCGATAGAACTCAGCAGCGTGGTATTATGCTGATTATTCTCACCTTAATTGGCGGGGTGGGATACGTTATCCTAGCAACTGCAAAGTCTGTTGGAGCACGCTACTTCGGTGTATTTATGGCTGCTGGGGGCATATTTCCCTCTATTGCCAATATTCTGCCGTGGGTATTAA ATAATCAGGGAAGCGATACACGTCGAGGAGCGGGCATTGTTCTTCTCAATGTCATCGGACAATGTGGTCCATTGCTAGGCACGCGACTATATCCGACCAAGGAAGGACCTTTCTATATAAAGGGACAATCAGTTTGTGCCGCATTTATGTTCTTTACCACGCTGCTAGTAGTTGGTTTACGTATTTTCCTTGTCAGAGAGAACAAGAAATTGGACCAGAAATATGGCACTATAGAGGAACAGAAAGCGAGGCTTGTTGAAGCACGGGAGAGAGGCGAAGAAACTGTTCAGGCTAAGGCCATAGAAAATTACGGGCCAATGTTTAGATACGTGCTATAG
- the AGL3_2 gene encoding Alpha-galactosidase 3 (EggNog:ENOG41~SECRETED:SignalP(1-22)) — translation MAPATTLIASMAGLLLFRPVVAQTSCGGNLYTPGTLNFTLECYNAFIDCAAKFEANASLVNCDDGKGNLFMQQQANLGAAAGSQNNDAVIAFQDIRELCLLSGTTTATWGYSDNQWYWAAAEDACYTNDPSRTDVVKTHPAPFCIQNRDSPLSECYPEPDITSGGPLKILKTAKTPNGFKSSARGWNTYGVQALQNGSAVVPSFAGQSGLYYTQKFVETQCGVLARPEFKAAGYDLCSLDSGWQAFSAVDNHGRIIYNSTRFNLPQLGSWLHSKGLKLGVYITPGVPCVAHNQTILGTNIKIADVLNGNNDQINCDFDFSKDGVQQWHDSVVEQWASWGVDMLKLDFVTPGSPSNGANLACDSSDAVRAYKKAIQKSGKHIRLDVSWKLCRNETWLPVWSGLAESMRTDQDLDNYGTNTLMAWQVGQRAIENYRQYIGLQAQRNVPITIYPDMDALFTVNPEHLAGVNDTIRTTVMNHWLGAAANLVIGGDMQQVDALGLKLTTSSQSVAAANFFAQYPMQPRNPGTGSNAAKQLQAWIGGPSDNHKEAYVLIVNYGPDQGYGGFGTQLYASQKVTVSLKDLGISGSTWTFTDIWKGNSTRVSQSYSAWLTEGESQLLRLSRVY, via the coding sequence ATGGCCCCTGCTACCACACTTATTGCCTCGATGGCAGGGCTCCTCCTGTTTCGCCCTGTGGTCGCTCAAACTTCCTGTGGTGGTAATCTATATACCCCCGGAACTCTCAATTTCACTTTGGAATGCTACAATGCGTTTATAGACTGCGCCGCTAAATTCGAGGCCAACGCAAGCTTGGTGAACTGCGACGATGGCAAGGGAAATCTGTTCATGCAGCAACAGGCCAACTTGGGGGCTGCCGCGGGGAGCCAGAATAACGACGCTGTCATTGCTTTCCAGGACATCCGCGAGCTTTGCCTGCTTAGTGGTACAACAACTGCCACGTGGGGCTACAGCGATAATCAGTGGTATTGGGCTGCAGCCGAGGATGCTTGCTACACCAATGATCCCAGTCGCACAGACGTTGTCAAAACCCATCCGGCGCCATTCTGTATCCAGAATCGTGACTCTCCTCTATCAGAATGCTATCCGGAGCCAGATATCACCTCTGGCGGCCCCTTGAAAATCCTAAAGACTGCAAAGACGCCAAATGGGTTCAAATCCTCCGCCCGAGGTTGGAATACATACGGAGTCCAGGCATTACAGAACGGTTCTGCAGTGGTGCCATCCTTTGCTGGGCAGTCTGGCTTGTATTACACCCAAAAGTTCGTTGAGACTCAGTGCGGTGTGCTTGCGCGACCTGAATTCAAAGCTGCTGGATATGACCTTTGCAGTCTTGATTCTGGCTGGCAAGCCTTTAGCGCTGTTGATAACCATGGTCGTATCATCTACAACTCTACACGCTTTAACCTCCCGCAGTTAGGGTCATGGCTCCACAGCAAAGGCCTAAAACTAGGAGTTTACATTACGCCTGGAGTTCCATGCGTTGCTCATAACCAGACGATTCTGGGCACAAACATCAAAATCGCCGATGTCTTGAACGGCAATAATGACCAGATTAATTGTGACTTTGATTTCAGCAAGGACGGTGTTCAGCAGTGGCATGACTCGGTTGTAGAGCAGTGGGCGTCATGGGGCGTTGATATGCTTAAACTGGACTTTGTGACTCCTGGCAGCCCCTCAAACGGCGCCAATCTTGCTTGCGATAGCTCGGATGCTGTGCGTGCCTATAAGAAGGCCATTCAAAAATCAGGGAAGCACATTCGCCTTGATGTTTCATGGAAGCTTTGCCGTAATGAGACCTGGTTGCCAGTATGGAGCGGCCTCGCTGAATCTATGCGAACAGACCAGGACTTGGATAACTACGGCACAAACACATTGATGGCTTGGCAGGTCGGTCAGCGCGCAATTGAGAACTATCGACAATATATCGGTCTTCAGGCACAGCGAAATGTTCCAATCACAATATATCCCGATATGGACGCATTATTCACGGTCAATCCAGAGCATCTCGCAGGTGTCAATGATACTATTAGAACTACTGTTATGAATCACTGGCTGGGAGCAGCCGCTAACCTTGTCATTGGCGGCGACATGCAGCAAGTCGATGCACTGGGTCTTAAGCTGACCACTAGCAGCCAAtccgttgctgctgcaaattTCTTTGCTCAATACCCCATGCAGCCCCGCAACCCTGGCACAGGAAGCAATGCTGCAAAGCAGCTCCAAGCCTGGATTGGAGGTCCGTCAGACAACCACAAAGAGGCTTATGTGCTCATTGTAAACTATGGACCAGACCAGGGGTACGGAGGTTTTGGAACCCAGCTTTACGCTTCGCAGAAAGTAACTGTATCTTTAAAGGATTTGGGCATCTCTGGGTCAACTTGGACTTTTACAGATATTTGGAAGGGTAACTCTACCAGAGTGTCACAATCATACTCTGCTTGGCTCACAGAAGGAGAGTCACAACTACTGCGCTTATCAAGGGTTTACTAG